One Microbacterium trichothecenolyticum DNA window includes the following coding sequences:
- a CDS encoding DUF3046 domain-containing protein, with product MRRSEFDRAVADEFGARGGSLLTDLVLSAVGGRTSIDALAAGVDPREVWLALCAETDVPANRRYGVGRLDPRRH from the coding sequence ATGCGTCGTAGCGAGTTCGACCGTGCCGTCGCCGATGAGTTCGGCGCCCGCGGGGGTTCGCTGCTGACCGATCTCGTGCTTTCTGCCGTCGGCGGTCGGACCAGCATCGACGCGCTCGCGGCGGGAGTGGATCCCCGCGAGGTGTGGCTCGCGCTGTGCGCCGAGACGGACGTTCCCGCGAACCGCCGTTACGGCGTCGGACGCCTCGACCCTCGACGGCACTGA
- the recA gene encoding recombinase RecA, with product MPSPAEREKALESALAQIDRQFGKGSVMRLGSDDRAPIETIPTGSVALDVALGIGGLPRGRIIEIYGPESSGKTTLTLHAIANAQRAGGIAAFIDAEHALDPEYAKKLGVDIDALLVSQPDTGEQALEIADMLIRSGAIDLVVIDSVAALVPEAEIKGEMGDSHVGLQARLMSQALRKLTGGLNTTKTTAIFINQLREKIGVFFGSPETTAGGKALKFYASVRLDIRRIETLKDGTEAVGNRTRVKVVKNKMAPPFKQAEFDILYGVGISREGSLIDFGVEHAIVKKSGAWYTYEGEQLGQGKENARNFLIKNPDIAAEIESKIKTKLGIGGAPAAVSTEDELAARRPA from the coding sequence ATGCCCTCACCCGCAGAGCGCGAGAAGGCCCTCGAGTCGGCCCTCGCCCAGATCGACCGGCAGTTCGGAAAGGGCTCGGTCATGCGACTGGGCAGCGACGACCGCGCGCCCATCGAGACCATCCCCACAGGCTCCGTCGCCCTCGATGTCGCCCTCGGCATCGGCGGGCTTCCCCGCGGCCGCATCATCGAGATCTACGGCCCCGAGTCGTCGGGTAAGACGACGCTGACCCTGCATGCGATCGCCAACGCACAGCGCGCCGGTGGTATCGCCGCATTCATCGATGCCGAGCACGCCCTCGATCCCGAGTACGCCAAGAAGCTCGGCGTCGACATCGACGCACTGCTGGTCTCGCAGCCCGATACGGGTGAGCAGGCCCTTGAGATCGCGGACATGCTCATCCGTTCCGGCGCGATCGACCTCGTCGTCATCGACTCGGTCGCAGCCCTCGTGCCCGAGGCCGAGATCAAGGGCGAGATGGGCGACTCCCACGTGGGTCTGCAGGCCCGACTCATGTCGCAGGCTCTCCGCAAGCTCACGGGTGGTCTGAACACCACCAAGACCACGGCCATCTTCATCAACCAGCTCCGCGAGAAGATCGGCGTGTTCTTCGGTTCCCCCGAGACCACCGCGGGCGGCAAGGCGTTGAAGTTCTATGCGTCTGTGCGCCTCGACATCCGCCGCATCGAGACGCTCAAAGACGGAACCGAGGCCGTCGGCAACCGTACCCGCGTCAAGGTCGTCAAGAACAAGATGGCCCCGCCCTTCAAGCAGGCCGAGTTCGACATCCTCTACGGCGTCGGCATCTCTCGCGAGGGCAGCTTGATCGATTTCGGCGTCGAGCACGCGATCGTCAAGAAGTCCGGAGCCTGGTACACGTACGAGGGTGAGCAGCTGGGTCAGGGGAAAGAGAACGCGCGCAACTTCCTCATCAAGAACCCCGACATCGCGGCCGAGATCGAGTCGAAGATCAAGACCAAGCTGGGCATCGGTGGTGCGCCCGCAGCCGTGTCGACCGAAGACGAGCTGGCCGCACGCCGCCCGGCCTGA
- a CDS encoding helix-turn-helix domain-containing protein has protein sequence MILVRQEIGEVLRDLRQQKGRTLRQVASRASVALGYLSEVERGQKEASSEILASVAEALDVPISTIMRQVGDRLSVLEGLQTFPDVVPDELVAAVEPELSLR, from the coding sequence ATGATCCTGGTTCGTCAAGAGATCGGCGAAGTCCTGCGTGACCTCCGCCAGCAGAAGGGCCGTACCCTCCGCCAGGTCGCGAGCCGCGCGAGTGTCGCCCTCGGTTACCTCAGCGAGGTCGAGCGCGGGCAGAAAGAGGCATCGAGCGAGATTCTCGCGTCGGTCGCCGAGGCGCTCGATGTCCCCATCTCCACCATCATGCGTCAGGTGGGTGACCGTCTCTCGGTCCTCGAGGGGCTGCAGACGTTCCCCGACGTCGTTCCCGACGAGCTGGTGGCGGCCGTCGAGCCCGAGCTGTCGCTGCGCTGA
- the pgsA gene encoding CDP-diacylglycerol--glycerol-3-phosphate 3-phosphatidyltransferase, whose product MAVHPQLPNAITIARILCAPLFLWLLLADAGRGGGLRWVAAVVFIVAIATDGVDGYIARRYDIVSDLGKLLDPIADKALTGVAFVGLSLLGELPWWVTIVVLVREIGITIYRFIVVSNHVLAAAWMGKLKTVAQAVALSIALIPFAGLSDAAAWQATVWWAGVITMTLAVVLTIASGLDYVVSEVRAARRARPAR is encoded by the coding sequence ATGGCCGTTCACCCTCAGCTACCCAACGCGATCACGATCGCGCGCATCCTGTGCGCTCCCCTCTTCCTCTGGCTGCTTCTGGCCGACGCGGGTCGAGGGGGAGGGCTGCGGTGGGTGGCCGCGGTCGTCTTCATCGTCGCGATCGCCACCGACGGCGTCGACGGCTACATCGCCCGTCGTTACGACATCGTCAGCGACCTCGGCAAGCTGCTCGATCCCATCGCTGACAAGGCTCTGACGGGCGTCGCCTTCGTGGGTCTGTCGCTGCTGGGCGAGCTGCCCTGGTGGGTGACGATCGTCGTGCTCGTGCGCGAGATCGGCATCACGATCTACCGCTTCATCGTCGTGAGCAACCACGTTCTGGCGGCCGCCTGGATGGGCAAGCTGAAGACGGTCGCGCAGGCCGTCGCGCTCTCGATCGCGTTGATCCCGTTCGCGGGTCTCTCGGACGCTGCGGCGTGGCAGGCGACCGTGTGGTGGGCGGGCGTGATCACCATGACGCTCGCGGTGGTGTTGACGATCGCGTCGGGGCTGGACTACGTCGTCAGCGAGGTCAGGGCGGCGCGAAGGGCTCGGCCGGCGCGATGA
- a CDS encoding CinA family protein: MIHDVPDDFDETLVRDPRESAALLLERLGELGWTVAIAESLTGGLVVSSLVDVPGASRAVRGGVVAYATDVKRNVLGVDPALLEAHGAVHPRVARQMARGVRDVLARDGVPADVGIATTGVAGPDEQDGQPVGTVHVAVSTPLGTRVDSLVIAGDRDRIRKETAHLAIRRALAAL, from the coding sequence ATGATCCACGACGTCCCCGACGATTTCGACGAGACCCTCGTGCGCGACCCCCGTGAGAGCGCGGCGTTGCTGCTCGAGCGACTGGGCGAGCTCGGGTGGACGGTCGCAATCGCGGAATCGCTGACGGGGGGCCTCGTGGTGTCCTCATTGGTCGATGTGCCCGGCGCCTCTCGCGCGGTGCGCGGTGGTGTGGTGGCATATGCCACCGACGTGAAGCGCAACGTGCTCGGCGTCGATCCGGCGCTGCTCGAAGCGCACGGCGCCGTTCATCCCCGTGTCGCCAGGCAGATGGCCCGCGGAGTGCGCGACGTTCTCGCGCGCGACGGGGTGCCTGCCGACGTGGGGATCGCGACCACCGGGGTCGCCGGTCCCGACGAGCAGGACGGGCAACCGGTGGGTACGGTGCACGTGGCGGTGTCGACGCCTCTCGGAACACGTGTCGACTCCCTGGTGATCGCCGGCGATCGCGACCGCATCCGGAAAGAGACCGCGCATCTCGCGATCCGCCGGGCGTTGGCCGCACTGTGA